Proteins co-encoded in one Kribbella solani genomic window:
- a CDS encoding EamA family transporter: protein MLVIFVVLGAAVLHATWNAMAHGAPDRVAGLALFELSAGVIGLIAVLFMGLPPAGTWWYIIASAILHVAYLGGLLASYQLGQFSQMYPLARGTSPWVVAVVSIVILNQQLALIELAGVLLISGGLIGLVFIGRPGRRQAPALLAAFGTGLMIASYTVVDGVAVHKMPVATYMGWVFMLQGFAVPIAVLCWRGPRSFNLPRPAILSGLAGGVVSMAAYGLVLWAQTRGTLAAIAALRETSIIFGAIIGALFFHERFGPKRAAAALVVVAGIVLITLG from the coding sequence GTGCTCGTCATCTTTGTGGTGCTCGGGGCGGCGGTTCTGCATGCGACGTGGAACGCGATGGCGCACGGGGCACCGGACCGGGTCGCCGGGCTGGCGTTGTTCGAGCTGTCGGCCGGCGTGATCGGCCTGATCGCAGTGCTCTTCATGGGGCTGCCACCAGCCGGTACGTGGTGGTACATCATCGCGTCGGCGATACTGCATGTCGCGTACCTGGGCGGGCTGCTCGCCTCGTACCAGCTGGGTCAGTTCAGCCAGATGTACCCGCTGGCACGCGGTACGTCGCCGTGGGTGGTCGCCGTGGTGTCGATCGTGATCCTGAACCAGCAGTTGGCGCTGATCGAGCTGGCCGGCGTACTGCTGATCTCCGGTGGGCTGATCGGTCTCGTCTTCATCGGCCGCCCTGGACGCCGTCAGGCGCCGGCGTTGCTCGCGGCATTCGGTACCGGGCTGATGATCGCTTCGTACACCGTGGTCGACGGCGTGGCGGTGCACAAGATGCCGGTCGCGACGTACATGGGCTGGGTCTTCATGCTCCAGGGATTCGCGGTCCCGATCGCGGTGCTGTGCTGGCGCGGACCGCGATCGTTCAACCTGCCGCGCCCGGCGATCCTCTCCGGCCTGGCCGGCGGCGTCGTGTCGATGGCGGCCTACGGTCTCGTGCTCTGGGCCCAGACCCGCGGCACGCTCGCCGCCATCGCCGCCCTGCGTGAAACCAGCATCATCTTCGGCGCGATCATCGGCGCCCTGTTCTTCCACGAACGCTTCGGCCCCAAACGCGCCGCCGCCGCGCTCGTCGTGGTCGCCGGCATAGTCCTGATCACCCTGGGCTGA
- a CDS encoding EamA family transporter yields MQDTPDAIEEVLMAASAPAQVAGPGSRAGSGAMIWTALVVVYIVWGSTYLAIRVVVEAHIPPMLGMAGRFLTAGILLATGLALKSGWRRLRITRREAIGAATVGVLLLAFGNGAVAVAEQTVPSGLAALLVAAIPLWLMLLRVGGGERPRAMTWGGVLIGFGGAALLALSGGNTSAKPLSVAILVAGTICWATGSRFAPRLGLPRDPLVTALYEMLFGGAAMILLGVLRGEPGRLHFGQIDQSGWFGLAYLVVFGSLLAYTAYSYLLANAPISLIGTYAYVNPAVAVLLGWLILNESLTWQILLGGAVIIVGVALVVTSERRRGQ; encoded by the coding sequence GTGCAAGACACCCCTGACGCGATCGAGGAGGTACTGATGGCCGCGTCCGCACCGGCCCAAGTGGCCGGACCCGGCTCCCGGGCGGGTTCCGGGGCGATGATCTGGACCGCGCTCGTGGTCGTGTACATCGTCTGGGGATCGACCTACCTGGCAATCCGGGTGGTGGTGGAGGCGCACATCCCGCCGATGCTCGGGATGGCCGGCCGGTTCCTGACCGCCGGCATCCTGCTGGCCACCGGGCTGGCGCTGAAGTCCGGGTGGCGCCGACTGCGGATCACCCGGCGGGAGGCGATCGGCGCGGCTACCGTCGGCGTACTCCTGCTTGCTTTCGGCAACGGCGCGGTGGCGGTCGCGGAGCAGACCGTTCCGTCCGGCCTGGCCGCTCTCCTGGTCGCCGCGATCCCGTTGTGGCTGATGCTGCTCCGCGTCGGCGGCGGCGAGCGGCCGCGGGCGATGACCTGGGGCGGCGTACTGATCGGCTTCGGCGGCGCCGCGCTGCTGGCGTTGTCAGGCGGCAACACGAGCGCGAAGCCGCTGTCGGTGGCGATCCTGGTGGCCGGCACGATCTGCTGGGCGACCGGCTCCCGGTTCGCGCCCCGGCTCGGGCTGCCGCGCGACCCACTGGTGACGGCGCTGTACGAGATGCTGTTCGGCGGCGCGGCGATGATCCTGCTCGGCGTACTCCGCGGCGAACCGGGACGACTGCACTTCGGCCAAATAGACCAATCGGGGTGGTTCGGCCTCGCGTACCTGGTGGTGTTCGGGTCGCTGCTGGCGTACACCGCGTACTCGTATCTCTTGGCGAACGCACCGATCTCACTGATCGGGACGTACGCGTACGTGAACCCGGCGGTCGCGGTACTGCTCGGGTGGCTGATCCTGAACGAGAGCCTGACCTGGCAGATCCTGCTCGGCGGCGCGGTGATCATCGTCGGGGTCGCACTGGTGGTCACGTCGGAGCGCCGCCGCGGCCAGTAG
- a CDS encoding MFS transporter has protein sequence MTDFPLGGRRAWVVWTTAVLTYLVTVLHRGSMSVAGLQAAERFHISASALASFTVVQLTVYAAMQVPVGVLLDRYGSKRLLLAASGLLFVAQSAFSMVDSYPAALAARAVLGVGDALVFISVLRVVMSWFPALRQPVMSQATGMLGGLGAIMSTVPMAAAFHAFGWTPTFATASVLSLMTGVLVLFLIKDTPYDEPVRRAKQPLSEVRKNLRRAWKEPGTRLGLWTHFTTSFSGSTFGLLWGFPFLVQGQGVAPTTAAAMLIIPVLAGLCYGPLVGRYAARFPFYRSWIVLAVIAGSVTMWTVVLLWPGRAPMPVLLVLIVVQAAGGPGSMLGLDYARTFNPTTRFGAANGMVNTGGFIATLLCIGMVGVLLDASSGGAPQAIGDFKFALAFQYVLWAIGTRQIIKYRRKARGNLARYNPEAYQALLANRIVPLEA, from the coding sequence GTGACCGACTTCCCCCTGGGCGGTCGGCGTGCCTGGGTGGTCTGGACTACCGCTGTCCTGACGTACCTCGTCACTGTTCTGCACCGCGGATCGATGAGCGTGGCCGGCCTGCAGGCCGCGGAGCGTTTCCACATCTCCGCGTCCGCACTGGCCAGCTTCACGGTCGTACAGCTCACTGTGTACGCCGCCATGCAGGTGCCTGTTGGCGTACTACTCGATCGCTACGGTTCCAAGCGGCTGTTGCTCGCAGCGTCCGGTCTGCTCTTCGTAGCGCAGTCGGCGTTCAGCATGGTCGATTCGTACCCTGCAGCACTCGCCGCCCGGGCAGTACTAGGTGTTGGCGACGCGCTGGTGTTCATCAGCGTGCTACGAGTCGTCATGTCCTGGTTCCCCGCGCTACGACAGCCGGTGATGTCTCAGGCGACCGGCATGCTCGGTGGTCTCGGAGCGATCATGTCGACGGTACCGATGGCTGCTGCGTTCCACGCGTTCGGCTGGACGCCTACCTTCGCCACAGCGAGCGTACTGAGCCTGATGACCGGTGTACTCGTCCTGTTCCTGATCAAGGACACCCCGTACGACGAACCGGTCCGCCGGGCGAAGCAGCCGCTCAGTGAGGTACGGAAGAACCTGCGCCGTGCTTGGAAAGAGCCGGGCACCCGCCTGGGCCTGTGGACGCACTTCACCACCAGCTTCTCGGGTAGTACGTTCGGACTGCTGTGGGGCTTCCCGTTCCTCGTACAGGGACAGGGGGTCGCGCCAACGACCGCTGCGGCGATGCTGATCATCCCTGTCCTCGCTGGACTCTGCTACGGACCACTGGTCGGCCGGTACGCGGCCAGGTTCCCGTTCTACCGGTCCTGGATCGTACTGGCAGTCATCGCCGGCTCAGTGACGATGTGGACAGTCGTACTGCTCTGGCCAGGTCGTGCACCGATGCCAGTGCTACTGGTGCTGATCGTCGTACAGGCCGCTGGTGGACCTGGTTCGATGCTCGGACTGGACTATGCGCGGACGTTCAACCCCACCACTCGGTTCGGCGCCGCCAACGGCATGGTCAACACCGGTGGGTTCATCGCGACCCTGTTGTGCATCGGCATGGTCGGCGTACTGCTCGACGCGTCGTCCGGCGGCGCACCGCAGGCGATCGGCGACTTCAAGTTCGCGCTGGCGTTCCAGTACGTGCTCTGGGCGATCGGTACGCGCCAGATCATCAAGTACCGGCGAAAGGCCCGCGGCAACCTGGCGCGGTACAACCCGGAGGCGTACCAGGCACTACTCGCGAACCGGATCGTGCCGCTGGAGGCTTAG
- the pdhA gene encoding pyruvate dehydrogenase (acetyl-transferring) E1 component subunit alpha: MSETVPGPAPEVFAPHKAPVSPPQASEEVEFVQLLTPEGERVEHPDYTFDLDDEAIKGFYRDMVLVRRIDAEATALQRQGELGLWASLLGQEAAQIGSGRALNRKDMVFPTYREHGVAWCQGVNPLNLLGLFRGVDQGAWDPKDNNFHLYTIVIGAQTLHATGYAMGQQRDHAIGDAESGEATIAYFGDGASSQGDVNEAFIWASVFNAPVVFFCQNNQWAISEPIDRQTRIPLYQRAAGFGFPGVRVDGNDVLATYAVTQQALKRAREGSGPSLIEAYTYRMGAHTTSDDPTKYRLNEDLEHWKLKDPIERVHAYLTRHAGVDHDYFEELDAEADKIAAELRAGCLGLPDPVLTDFFQNVYVDETPQLAEQRAQFAAYAASFEGEG; encoded by the coding sequence GTGAGTGAGACGGTGCCGGGCCCTGCCCCGGAAGTGTTCGCGCCACACAAGGCGCCGGTCAGTCCGCCCCAGGCCTCCGAGGAGGTCGAGTTCGTCCAGCTGCTGACGCCCGAAGGCGAGCGCGTCGAGCACCCGGACTACACGTTCGACCTGGACGACGAGGCGATCAAGGGCTTCTACCGGGACATGGTCCTGGTCCGCCGGATCGACGCCGAGGCGACCGCCCTGCAACGCCAGGGTGAGCTCGGCCTGTGGGCGTCGCTGCTCGGTCAGGAGGCCGCGCAGATCGGCTCCGGCCGGGCGCTGAACCGCAAGGACATGGTCTTCCCGACGTACCGGGAACACGGCGTCGCGTGGTGCCAGGGGGTCAACCCGCTGAACCTGCTCGGCCTGTTCCGCGGCGTCGACCAGGGCGCCTGGGACCCGAAGGACAACAACTTCCACCTGTACACGATCGTGATCGGCGCCCAGACGCTGCACGCGACCGGGTACGCGATGGGTCAGCAGCGCGACCACGCGATCGGCGACGCCGAGAGCGGCGAGGCCACGATCGCGTACTTCGGCGACGGCGCCAGCAGCCAGGGCGACGTGAACGAGGCGTTCATCTGGGCCTCGGTGTTCAACGCGCCGGTGGTGTTCTTCTGCCAGAACAACCAGTGGGCGATCTCGGAGCCGATCGACCGGCAGACCCGGATCCCGCTGTACCAGCGCGCGGCCGGCTTCGGCTTCCCGGGCGTACGCGTCGACGGCAACGACGTGCTCGCGACGTACGCCGTCACCCAGCAGGCACTGAAGCGCGCTCGCGAGGGCAGCGGGCCGTCGCTGATCGAGGCGTACACGTACCGGATGGGCGCGCACACCACCTCCGACGACCCGACCAAGTACCGGCTGAACGAGGACCTGGAGCACTGGAAGCTCAAGGACCCGATCGAGCGCGTACACGCGTACCTGACCCGGCATGCGGGCGTCGACCACGACTACTTCGAGGAGCTCGACGCCGAGGCGGACAAGATCGCCGCCGAGCTGCGGGCCGGCTGCCTGGGGCTGCCGGACCCGGTGCTGACCGACTTCTTCCAGAACGTCTACGTCGATGAGACGCCGCAACTGGCCGAACAGCGCGCGCAGTTCGCCGCCTACGCCGCGTCGTTCGAAGGCGAGGGCTGA
- a CDS encoding ABC transporter permease, whose protein sequence is MSAATTLEVPAHAGHRSRPFAWVQQSLTLAWRNIIRIRQNPEALADVTFQPIIFLVLFLFVFGGAIAQGAGWRDYLPFLLPGLLVQTVVFSTMGTGVALNDDFAKGVFDRFRSLPIARIAPLVGAVLGDAVRYSLSIVILMGTGFALGFRFGNGVGYGLLALVIVLAFALSMCWIWVWLGLSLKTAQGVQGIAFLVMFPLTFGSNVFVKTDTLPGFLQAFVKVNPVKYLVDTMRGLMLGGPIQKPLLITLVWMIGLVAVFAPLAIRAYRRRT, encoded by the coding sequence ATGAGTGCGGCAACAACTCTCGAAGTACCGGCCCACGCGGGTCACCGGAGCCGGCCGTTCGCCTGGGTGCAGCAGAGTCTGACGCTGGCCTGGCGGAACATCATCCGAATCCGGCAGAACCCGGAAGCCCTGGCGGACGTGACGTTCCAGCCGATCATCTTCCTGGTGCTGTTCCTGTTCGTGTTCGGCGGGGCGATCGCGCAGGGCGCCGGCTGGCGCGACTACCTGCCGTTCCTGCTGCCCGGTCTGCTGGTGCAGACGGTCGTGTTCTCCACGATGGGCACCGGAGTCGCGCTGAACGACGACTTCGCGAAGGGCGTGTTCGACCGCTTCCGTTCGCTGCCGATCGCGAGGATCGCGCCACTGGTCGGCGCGGTCCTCGGCGACGCGGTCCGGTACTCGCTGTCGATCGTGATCCTGATGGGCACCGGCTTCGCGCTGGGCTTCCGCTTCGGCAACGGTGTCGGGTACGGCTTGCTGGCGCTGGTGATCGTGCTGGCGTTCGCGCTGTCGATGTGCTGGATCTGGGTCTGGCTCGGCCTGTCCCTGAAGACCGCCCAAGGCGTCCAGGGCATCGCCTTCCTGGTGATGTTCCCACTCACCTTCGGCAGCAACGTCTTCGTGAAGACCGACACCCTCCCCGGCTTCCTCCAGGCCTTCGTCAAGGTCAACCCGGTCAAGTACCTGGTGGACACCATGCGCGGCCTGATGCTGGGCGGCCCGATCCAGAAGCCACTCCTGATCACCCTCGTCTGGATGATCGGCCTGGTAGCCGTCTTCGCCCCCCTCGCCATCCGCGCCTACCGCCGCCGAACCTGA
- a CDS encoding S8 family serine peptidase has translation MSRFSRPRRLAAGLSAAALVSMSLGAATSAHAGPAAEPAAGPLMNYVVNAKATPGHVRKAEDAVRDAGGTVLTSYKQFGVIIAQSTNPAFRTEVRAGKNGREVQSVGATRTAAVSEGAGGLNTAGATDDTQATPVLDPREGEQWDMVQIKADQAHQVTDGSRNVLVGINDSGVDDTHPDLAPNFDARDSVSCVNNGVPDTTAGAWRPTTSSHGTHVAGTVAAARNGVGIVGVAPGVRIASVKVVNDAGFIYPEYSICGIVWAAEHKMAVTNHSYFIDPFEFWCKDNGDQGAVQEAVRRAYAWATDQGTLSVAAAGNSNYDLANKTTDNNSPNDSTAVPRTINNDCLDMPTELPGVITVASTTRAVAKSSFSNFGLHKIDVAAPGSSILSTLPGGRYGLMSGTSMASPHVTGIAALMKSTHPWWGPRELERALQREADDTACPTTPDARCTGSTANNSFFGEGIADALDAVQR, from the coding sequence GTGTCCCGATTCTCCCGTCCCCGCCGGCTGGCGGCAGGCCTCTCCGCCGCCGCGCTCGTGAGCATGTCCCTCGGCGCCGCGACCAGCGCGCACGCCGGGCCGGCCGCCGAGCCGGCCGCGGGCCCACTGATGAACTACGTGGTCAACGCGAAGGCGACCCCCGGCCACGTCCGCAAGGCCGAGGACGCGGTCCGCGACGCCGGCGGCACCGTCCTCACGTCGTACAAACAGTTCGGCGTGATCATCGCCCAGTCGACGAACCCGGCCTTCCGTACCGAGGTCCGCGCCGGGAAGAACGGCCGCGAGGTGCAGTCGGTCGGCGCCACCCGGACCGCCGCGGTCAGCGAAGGCGCCGGCGGCCTGAACACGGCCGGCGCGACCGATGACACCCAGGCCACCCCGGTGCTGGACCCGCGCGAGGGCGAGCAGTGGGACATGGTCCAGATCAAGGCTGACCAGGCACATCAGGTGACCGACGGCTCCCGGAACGTCCTGGTCGGCATCAACGACAGCGGTGTCGACGACACCCATCCGGACCTCGCGCCGAACTTCGACGCCCGCGACTCGGTCAGCTGCGTGAACAACGGCGTACCGGACACGACTGCCGGTGCGTGGCGGCCAACGACCAGCTCGCACGGTACGCACGTCGCCGGTACGGTCGCCGCCGCGCGCAACGGGGTCGGCATCGTCGGCGTCGCGCCCGGCGTACGCATCGCGTCGGTGAAGGTCGTGAACGACGCCGGCTTCATCTACCCGGAGTACTCGATCTGCGGGATCGTGTGGGCGGCCGAGCACAAGATGGCGGTGACGAACCACAGTTACTTCATCGACCCGTTCGAGTTCTGGTGCAAGGACAACGGCGACCAGGGCGCGGTGCAGGAAGCGGTGCGCCGGGCGTACGCCTGGGCCACCGACCAGGGCACGCTCTCGGTCGCGGCGGCCGGCAACTCGAACTACGACCTGGCCAACAAGACCACCGACAACAACAGCCCGAACGACTCCACCGCGGTGCCGCGGACGATCAACAACGACTGCCTCGACATGCCGACCGAGCTCCCCGGCGTGATCACCGTCGCCAGCACCACGCGCGCCGTCGCGAAGAGCAGCTTCTCCAACTTCGGCCTGCACAAGATCGACGTCGCCGCTCCCGGCAGCTCGATCCTCTCCACGCTCCCCGGCGGCCGGTACGGCCTGATGAGCGGCACCTCGATGGCGTCACCGCACGTCACCGGCATCGCCGCCCTGATGAAGTCCACGCACCCGTGGTGGGGCCCGCGTGAGCTGGAGCGCGCCCTGCAGCGCGAGGCCGACGACACCGCCTGCCCGACCACGCCCGACGCCCGCTGCACCGGCAGCACCGCCAACAACTCCTTCTTCGGCGAAGGCATCGCCGACGCGCTGGACGCCGTCCAGCGCTGA
- a CDS encoding ATP-binding cassette domain-containing protein → MTTTNQVAIEAVGLVKKYGSTTALAGVDLSVPTGTVLGVLGPNGAGKTTAVRILGTLVRPDAGHATVGGYDVVREAGKVRSTIGLTGQYASVDEDMSGRRNLIMIGRLLGYSRPQARAKADELLERFELTDAGERIAKTYSGGMRRRLDLAASLVGNPSILYLDEPTTGLDPHARNGVWETVRNLVLDGTTVLLTTQYLEEADALADSIVVFDKGSVVASGRPAELKAQAGKQSLDVRPAEPSHLERVAAIVAESVGVRPTVDVVNALVSVPVTDGSSMPVVVRRLDEEGIAVTELALRLPSLDEVFLALTGHTAEQKKSENVLEGVGR, encoded by the coding sequence ATGACCACAACGAACCAGGTCGCCATCGAGGCGGTCGGCTTGGTCAAGAAATATGGCAGTACCACCGCGCTTGCCGGCGTCGACCTGAGCGTGCCGACCGGTACGGTCCTCGGCGTCCTCGGGCCGAACGGCGCCGGCAAGACGACGGCGGTCCGGATTCTCGGCACGCTGGTCCGCCCGGACGCCGGTCACGCCACCGTTGGCGGGTACGACGTCGTCCGCGAGGCCGGCAAGGTCCGAAGCACGATCGGCCTGACCGGGCAGTACGCGTCGGTCGACGAGGACATGTCCGGGCGCCGGAACCTGATCATGATCGGCCGTCTGCTCGGCTACTCGCGGCCGCAGGCCCGGGCCAAGGCGGACGAGCTGCTGGAGCGGTTCGAGCTGACCGACGCGGGTGAGCGGATCGCCAAGACCTACTCAGGCGGTATGCGCCGCCGGCTCGACCTGGCCGCCAGCCTGGTCGGCAACCCGAGCATCCTGTACCTGGACGAGCCCACCACCGGCCTGGACCCGCACGCCCGCAACGGCGTCTGGGAGACGGTCCGGAACCTGGTGCTCGACGGGACCACGGTCCTGCTCACCACGCAGTACCTGGAGGAGGCCGATGCGCTGGCCGACTCGATCGTGGTGTTCGACAAGGGCTCGGTGGTCGCCTCCGGCCGTCCGGCCGAGCTGAAAGCACAGGCGGGCAAGCAGTCGCTGGACGTCCGCCCGGCCGAGCCGTCACACCTCGAACGGGTGGCCGCCATCGTGGCCGAGTCGGTCGGCGTACGCCCGACGGTCGACGTGGTGAACGCGTTGGTCAGCGTGCCGGTCACGGACGGTTCGTCGATGCCGGTGGTCGTACGCCGGCTGGACGAGGAAGGCATCGCGGTCACCGAACTGGCGCTGCGGCTGCCCAGCCTGGACGAGGTGTTCCTGGCGCTGACCGGGCACACCGCCGAGCAGAAGAAGTCCGAGAACGTTCTGGAAGGAGTGGGCCGATGA
- a CDS encoding GntR family transcriptional regulator, with translation MGSSVVGGEPGGPADDALVLGEQTAEIARVVVEAAPEAEKIPAAERVYAYVKAAILDRAYPGGELLTEGELATAVGVSRTPVREALLRLEESGLVKLYPKKGALVLPVLPQEIDDVLEARELIETHAAAQVWPRRKQLIETLTARVDAMRACRRDGDAKSFLEADRAFHEAIVDAAGNQILAKLYNSLRDRQVRMGVPGIEVQPARMDKSITAHQEMIDALGGNSVKRFRELVVMHIAEAATDLRGTR, from the coding sequence GTGGGGAGTTCAGTGGTAGGCGGGGAGCCGGGCGGTCCGGCAGATGACGCGTTGGTGCTCGGCGAACAGACCGCGGAGATCGCCCGGGTGGTGGTCGAGGCAGCGCCTGAGGCCGAGAAGATTCCGGCAGCGGAGCGGGTCTACGCGTACGTGAAGGCAGCGATCCTGGACCGGGCGTACCCGGGCGGCGAGCTGCTCACCGAGGGTGAACTCGCGACGGCGGTCGGGGTTTCGCGGACGCCGGTCCGGGAGGCGCTGCTCCGGCTGGAGGAATCCGGTCTGGTCAAGCTGTACCCGAAGAAGGGTGCGCTCGTCCTGCCGGTGCTGCCGCAGGAGATCGACGACGTGCTGGAGGCTCGCGAGCTGATCGAGACGCATGCCGCCGCGCAGGTCTGGCCGCGCCGCAAGCAGCTGATTGAGACCCTGACCGCGCGCGTCGACGCGATGCGCGCGTGCCGCCGGGACGGCGACGCGAAGAGCTTCCTGGAGGCCGACCGGGCCTTCCACGAGGCGATCGTCGATGCCGCCGGCAACCAAATCCTGGCCAAGCTGTACAACAGCCTGCGGGACCGGCAGGTCCGGATGGGCGTGCCCGGGATCGAGGTGCAGCCGGCCCGGATGGACAAGTCCATCACCGCGCACCAGGAGATGATCGACGCGCTCGGTGGGAACAGCGTCAAGCGGTTCCGCGAGCTCGTCGTCATGCACATCGCCGAAGCCGCTACTGACCTGCGGGGGACCCGGTGA
- a CDS encoding dihydrolipoamide acetyltransferase family protein yields the protein MGVQQFRLPDVGEGLVEAEIVSWKVKPGDTVKLNDTVVEIETAKSLVELPVPFAGVITELLVPEGETVPVGTPIISVQTDSAGAEPPADDMVPTIPEPDNGGRTAVLVGYGPKTTEAKRRPRKPADAVPVSVAAAPAVVPEVVVAKSNEPAGSARVLAKPPVRKLAKDLGIDLGVVTATGPGGVITRADVESHVTAPAEAAPAYEAAPVVSGLGDTRVPVKGVQKVMAQAMVASAFSAPHVTEWITVDVSATMELVERLKNDKAFRDLRVSPLLIVAKAVTLAARRTPIVNAAWDEQAQEIVYKGAVNLGIAAATPRGLIVPNIKGADSRTLPDLCRALNELVATAREGKTQPADQAGGSFTITNVGVFGVDAGTPIINPGEAAILAFGAVRKQPWVVDDEIVPRWITTLALSFDHRLIDGEKGSTFLADVASILEDPARALMF from the coding sequence ATGGGCGTGCAGCAGTTCCGGCTCCCCGACGTCGGGGAGGGCCTGGTCGAGGCCGAGATCGTCAGCTGGAAGGTCAAGCCCGGCGACACGGTGAAGCTCAACGACACCGTGGTCGAGATCGAAACCGCGAAGTCGCTGGTCGAGCTTCCGGTGCCGTTCGCGGGCGTGATCACCGAGCTGTTGGTGCCGGAGGGCGAGACGGTTCCGGTCGGTACGCCGATCATCTCCGTGCAGACCGACTCGGCCGGCGCGGAACCACCCGCCGACGACATGGTCCCCACCATCCCCGAACCCGACAACGGCGGCCGCACCGCCGTCCTGGTCGGCTACGGCCCCAAAACCACGGAAGCCAAACGCCGCCCCCGCAAACCGGCTGATGCGGTTCCGGTTTCGGTAGCCGCGGCGCCGGCGGTAGTACCGGAGGTTGTTGTTGCTAAGAGCAACGAACCGGCCGGTTCCGCGCGGGTGCTGGCGAAGCCGCCGGTGCGGAAGTTGGCTAAGGATCTGGGGATTGATCTTGGGGTGGTGACCGCGACCGGGCCGGGTGGGGTGATCACCCGCGCGGACGTCGAGTCACATGTGACGGCTCCGGCCGAAGCGGCTCCTGCGTACGAGGCGGCGCCGGTGGTGAGTGGGCTGGGTGACACTCGGGTGCCGGTCAAGGGTGTGCAGAAGGTGATGGCGCAGGCGATGGTTGCCAGTGCGTTCAGCGCGCCGCATGTGACCGAGTGGATCACCGTCGACGTCAGCGCCACCATGGAGCTGGTCGAGCGGTTGAAGAACGACAAGGCGTTCCGCGACCTGCGCGTTTCGCCGTTGCTGATCGTCGCGAAGGCGGTCACGCTGGCGGCGCGGCGTACGCCGATCGTGAACGCGGCCTGGGACGAACAGGCGCAGGAGATCGTGTACAAGGGCGCGGTGAACCTCGGTATCGCCGCGGCCACCCCGCGCGGACTGATCGTCCCGAACATCAAGGGCGCCGACTCGCGCACCCTGCCGGATCTGTGCCGCGCGCTGAACGAGCTGGTCGCGACCGCCCGCGAAGGCAAGACCCAGCCGGCCGATCAGGCGGGTGGTTCGTTCACGATCACCAACGTCGGCGTCTTCGGCGTCGACGCGGGTACGCCGATCATCAACCCGGGTGAGGCCGCGATCCTCGCGTTCGGCGCGGTCCGGAAGCAGCCGTGGGTGGTGGACGACGAGATCGTTCCGCGCTGGATCACCACGCTGGCGCTGTCCTTCGACCACCGCCTGATCGACGGCGAGAAGGGCTCCACGTTCCTCGCCGACGTCGCGAGCATCCTCGAGGATCCCGCCCGCGCCCTGATGTTCTGA
- a CDS encoding alpha-ketoacid dehydrogenase subunit beta yields the protein MTKITLGKAINAGLRAAMENDPKVLVMGEDIGKLGGVFRVTEGLQKDFGEDRVIDTPLAESGIIGTAVGLALRGYRPVCEIQFDGFVFPAYDQIISQVAKMHYRSMGRLRMPIVIRIPYGGGIGAVEHHSESPETLFAHVAGLKVVSCGDPVDAYWMIQQAISSDDPVIFFEPKRRYHEKAELDEATPPARPLHQAKVVREGTDATLFCYGPMVKTCLQAAEAAVEDGRNLEVVDLRTISPLDLATIFASVKKTRRALVVHEAPLSLGTGSEIAARVTEECFYHLEAPVLRVTGYDTPYPPSRMEDDYLPDLDRVLDGVDRVMGY from the coding sequence ATGACGAAGATCACTCTCGGCAAGGCCATCAACGCCGGCCTGCGGGCCGCGATGGAGAACGACCCGAAGGTGCTCGTGATGGGCGAGGACATCGGCAAGCTCGGCGGTGTCTTCCGGGTCACCGAAGGGCTGCAGAAGGACTTCGGCGAGGACCGGGTGATCGACACCCCGCTGGCCGAGTCCGGCATCATCGGCACCGCGGTCGGCCTCGCGCTGCGCGGGTACCGGCCGGTGTGCGAGATCCAGTTCGACGGGTTCGTGTTCCCGGCGTACGACCAGATCATCAGCCAGGTCGCGAAGATGCACTACCGGTCGATGGGCCGGCTCCGGATGCCGATCGTCATCCGGATTCCGTACGGCGGCGGGATCGGCGCGGTCGAGCATCACTCCGAGTCGCCGGAGACGCTGTTCGCGCACGTCGCCGGGCTCAAGGTGGTCTCCTGCGGCGACCCGGTGGACGCGTACTGGATGATCCAGCAGGCGATCTCCTCAGACGATCCGGTGATCTTCTTCGAGCCCAAGCGGCGGTACCACGAGAAGGCCGAGCTGGACGAGGCCACGCCGCCGGCGCGGCCGCTGCACCAGGCGAAGGTCGTGCGCGAAGGCACCGATGCGACGCTGTTCTGTTACGGCCCGATGGTGAAGACCTGCCTGCAGGCCGCCGAAGCAGCGGTCGAGGACGGACGGAACCTGGAGGTCGTGGACCTGCGGACGATCTCGCCGCTGGACCTGGCGACGATCTTCGCGTCGGTGAAGAAGACGCGGCGGGCGCTGGTCGTACACGAGGCGCCGCTGTCGCTCGGTACCGGATCGGAGATCGCGGCGCGGGTGACCGAGGAGTGCTTCTACCACCTCGAGGCGCCGGTGCTGCGGGTGACCGGGTACGACACTCCGTACCCGCCGTCGCGGATGGAGGACGACTACCTTCCGGACCTGGACCGGGTACTGGACGGCGTCGACCGGGTGATGGGGTACTGA